AGGCGTTCCCTGTTGAGGCCCTGTTCGCCGCGGATGACGGCCCAGAATTCGTCCCAGTGGATGGGGCCGTGGCGCCAGTTGCCGTGTTCGTCCTGGTGGAGGTCGGGGTCGGGGATGGTGAGGCCCGCTTCGAGGAGTTCGGGGACGTGTTCGTTGATGAATTCCTGGCGGACCTCGTCGTTGCTCTTGAGCTTGATGCCCCATTTCGTGAGGACGCCGCTGTTGGGGCTGTCGGCGTCGTGCGGGCCGAGCATCATCATGGCGGGCCACCACCAGCGGTTCAGGGATTCCTGCGCCATGGCGCGCTGTTCGGGGGTTCCCTGGGCGTAGGCGACGATCATTTCCTTGCCCTGTTTGTGGTGGAAGGTTTCCTCGGAGCAGATGCGGACCATGGCGCGGCTGTACGGGCCGTAGGAGCAGCCGGCGAGCATGGTCTGGTTCTTGATGGCGGCGCCGTCCACGAGCCAGCCGATCATGCCGACGTCCGCCCAGGTGTAGGTGGGGTAGTTGAAGATGCTGCTGTATTTGGCCTTGCCGCTCAGGAGGGCCTGGAGCATGTCCTCGCGGGTGGCGCCGAGGGTTTCGGCGGCGTGGTAGAGGTACTGGCCGTGCCCGGCCTCGTCCTGCACCTTGGCCATGAGGATGGTCTTGCGTTTCAGGCTGGGGGCGCGGGTGATCCATTCGCCTTCGGGGAGCATGCCGACGACCTCGCTGTGGGCGTGCTGGCTGATCATGCGGATGAGCTGGCGGCGGTACTCGGCGGGCATCCAGTCGCCGGCCTCGATCTTCTCGCCGCGGGCGATGCGGGCCTCGAAGTGCGCGTGCTGCTCGGGCGTTTCTCCGGGGCCCATTCCTGATGGGTTCGGGCCGGTCTGGGCGGGGGTGGGGTGGGTCATGGGGGCAACCTCCTGATTGGAACTTGCCCCCAGTGTACCTAACGAGCGTTAGGTCGGGTGTGGGGTGGGTTGCACCCGCGCGGCCCGTTCACCCGGACGCCCACATGGGGCATGCTGTGATACGGATTCCGTTTGTTTCGTTAAC
Above is a genomic segment from Deinococcus seoulensis containing:
- the paaA gene encoding 1,2-phenylacetyl-CoA epoxidase subunit PaaA — its product is MTHPTPAQTGPNPSGMGPGETPEQHAHFEARIARGEKIEAGDWMPAEYRRQLIRMISQHAHSEVVGMLPEGEWITRAPSLKRKTILMAKVQDEAGHGQYLYHAAETLGATREDMLQALLSGKAKYSSIFNYPTYTWADVGMIGWLVDGAAIKNQTMLAGCSYGPYSRAMVRICSEETFHHKQGKEMIVAYAQGTPEQRAMAQESLNRWWWPAMMMLGPHDADSPNSGVLTKWGIKLKSNDEVRQEFINEHVPELLEAGLTIPDPDLHQDEHGNWRHGPIHWDEFWAVIRGEQGLNRERLGARQHAHDDGAWVRDALQAYTDRQRAVAAD